The Gemmatimonadales bacterium genome includes a region encoding these proteins:
- a CDS encoding lasso RiPP family leader peptide-containing protein: MNKGKKGQSQRSTGKKKPYRSPELTVHGDISALTRVKGGSAADGGGGKPKTKASGTNA; encoded by the coding sequence ATGAACAAGGGGAAGAAAGGCCAGTCCCAGCGGAGCACCGGGAAAAAGAAGCCGTATCGTTCACCGGAACTTACCGTGCATGGCGACATCAGCGCGCTGACAAGAGTTAAGGGCGGCAGCGCGGCCGACGGTGGTGGTGGGAAGCCGAAGACCAAGGCCAGCGGCACTAACGCTTGA
- a CDS encoding asparagine synthase-related protein, which yields MSGIVGVFNLDARPAEDALLARMSAALRHRGPDGEGRRVAGPAGFAWQHLWVTPEETGEVQPPVGRSGAMLVMDGRLDNRDELLGALRLPPTVSDAACVLAAYEAWGERFPGRLNGDFALAVFDERQRRLLLVRDPIGVRPLYYFRSDRLGAFASEIKALLAHPEIPARPDDEGLADYLLLASRPVDRQDITCFTGISAVVPAHLVVVTPERLMARRYWDFDRGRTLRLNSFGEYAEAFRERFAEAVRRRTRAVHPVAVSVSGGLDSSSIFCQAETLRRAGRAAAPGVIGISYVGAEGTAADEQRFLREIEQAYGVSVGRIPIEPLLGVVRGAEDQVRAIEAPFMDYFWGVTREVHVRAREAGARVLLSGHWGDQMLFSAAYLADLFRRLDFGQIQRHTRTYQRFFGPEETLVLRRRLVLDVARHYVPRAAAPLFKWLRRMISRPERPRPWFSDSFRRRALRFANRPVWFGDGFHSVHARSLYLEARSKYHVHCMEWNNKIAALHGLDAAFPFLDRDLIAFLMAAPGEIQNRDGVPRALLREAMGGILPEPLRARTWKADFTAAANSGIGRDLGQVCARLSQGSLAARLGYLDERRLAAALPGLAAELEGPDCLGTWDLTDLFALEVWLEVFLGGERAIPARPPTPLSESTV from the coding sequence ATGAGCGGAATCGTCGGAGTGTTCAACCTCGATGCGCGGCCGGCGGAGGATGCGCTGCTGGCCCGCATGAGTGCCGCGCTCCGCCACCGCGGGCCCGACGGCGAGGGCCGGCGGGTGGCCGGCCCGGCTGGCTTCGCGTGGCAGCACCTGTGGGTGACCCCCGAGGAGACCGGCGAGGTCCAGCCGCCCGTGGGTCGCAGCGGCGCCATGCTGGTCATGGACGGCCGGCTCGACAATCGCGACGAGCTGCTTGGCGCGCTGCGACTGCCCCCGACGGTCAGCGACGCCGCGTGCGTGCTCGCGGCGTACGAGGCTTGGGGGGAGCGGTTCCCCGGACGCTTGAACGGCGATTTCGCGCTGGCGGTCTTCGACGAGCGACAGCGACGCCTGCTACTGGTGCGCGACCCGATCGGAGTTCGCCCCCTCTACTACTTCCGCAGCGACCGGCTGGGTGCGTTCGCCTCCGAAATCAAGGCGTTGCTGGCGCACCCGGAGATACCGGCGCGTCCCGACGACGAGGGCCTCGCCGACTACCTGCTCCTGGCTTCGCGGCCGGTCGATCGCCAGGACATCACCTGCTTCACGGGCATCTCCGCGGTCGTGCCGGCGCATCTCGTCGTAGTGACGCCCGAACGGTTGATGGCCCGGCGGTACTGGGATTTCGACCGGGGCCGCACGCTCCGCCTGAACTCGTTCGGCGAATACGCCGAAGCATTCCGCGAGCGGTTCGCGGAAGCGGTGCGGCGTCGGACGCGTGCCGTTCACCCGGTGGCCGTTTCGGTGAGCGGGGGCCTGGATTCATCCTCCATCTTCTGCCAGGCGGAAACCCTTCGGCGCGCTGGACGGGCCGCGGCTCCCGGCGTGATCGGGATATCCTACGTGGGCGCCGAGGGCACCGCGGCCGACGAGCAGCGTTTTCTGCGTGAGATCGAGCAGGCGTACGGCGTATCGGTCGGGCGAATTCCCATCGAGCCTCTGCTCGGTGTGGTCCGGGGCGCCGAGGACCAGGTGCGGGCCATCGAGGCGCCCTTTATGGACTACTTCTGGGGAGTGACCCGCGAAGTACATGTTCGGGCCCGAGAGGCCGGCGCGCGGGTGCTGCTCTCGGGGCACTGGGGCGACCAGATGCTGTTTTCGGCCGCGTATCTGGCGGATCTCTTCCGGCGGCTGGATTTCGGACAGATCCAGCGACACACCCGGACCTACCAGCGGTTCTTCGGGCCGGAAGAGACGCTGGTGCTCAGGCGGCGGCTCGTGCTCGATGTCGCCCGGCACTATGTCCCGCGTGCGGCGGCCCCGCTGTTCAAGTGGCTGCGCCGAATGATCTCCCGCCCGGAGCGACCCAGGCCGTGGTTCTCGGATTCCTTCCGCCGCCGGGCGCTCAGGTTCGCAAACCGCCCCGTGTGGTTCGGAGACGGCTTCCACTCCGTCCACGCGAGATCGCTGTATCTGGAAGCCCGGTCCAAGTATCACGTGCACTGCATGGAGTGGAACAACAAGATCGCCGCGCTGCACGGGCTGGACGCGGCCTTCCCGTTCCTGGATCGTGACCTCATCGCGTTCCTCATGGCTGCGCCGGGAGAAATCCAGAACCGGGACGGCGTTCCCCGGGCGCTGCTGCGGGAAGCGATGGGGGGCATCCTCCCCGAGCCGCTGCGCGCTCGAACGTGGAAGGCAGACTTCACGGCCGCCGCGAACAGTGGGATTGGCCGGGACCTGGGGCAGGTCTGCGCTCGGCTGTCGCAAGGCTCGTTGGCGGCTCGCCTGGGGTACCTTGACGAGCGTCGGCTGGCGGCCGCGCTTCCCGGCCTCGCCGCGGAGCTCGAGGGTCCGGACTGCCTCGGCACCTGGGATCTCACCGATCTGTTTGCCTTGGAAGTGTGGCTTGAGGTATTCTTGGGCGGGGAGCGCGCAATTCCGGCCCGGCCCCCAACCCCTCTCTCGGAGAGCACTGTATGA
- a CDS encoding PqqD family protein, producing MTARNIPDSATVVAAGDLLASEFGAELVILNLRDGVYYGMEDVGARVWSLLQRPVTVSAIRETLVAEYDVEPARCGRDVRALLQDLAARALIEVRESGDGAVA from the coding sequence ATGACTGCCCGCAACATTCCGGACTCGGCCACCGTCGTCGCGGCCGGGGACCTGCTCGCCAGCGAATTCGGCGCCGAGCTGGTGATCCTCAACCTGCGGGACGGCGTGTACTACGGGATGGAGGACGTCGGCGCGCGCGTCTGGAGCCTCTTGCAACGACCCGTCACGGTCTCCGCCATCCGCGAGACGCTGGTCGCGGAATACGACGTCGAGCCGGCCCGCTGCGGGCGGGACGTGCGGGCACTGCTCCAGGATCTGGCCGCGCGCGCCCTGATCGAGGTCCGGGAGAGCGGTGATGGCGCTGTGGCGTAA
- a CDS encoding lasso peptide biosynthesis B2 protein yields the protein MALWRKLRTLSAADRRLLAEAGLLLVLTRIGLWLLPYPKLRRVLDRAHPSGREPPREFPNRVSWAVTAVARRLPGMTCLVQSLTAHALLHRRGYRADLRIGVHERASHAARPLEAHAWVECEGRVVVGKVQNLADYTVLTPTAPPASPATPDPS from the coding sequence ATGGCGCTGTGGCGTAAGCTTCGCACCCTGAGCGCCGCCGACCGCCGCCTCCTCGCGGAAGCGGGGCTGCTGCTCGTGCTCACCCGGATCGGGCTCTGGCTCCTTCCCTACCCGAAGCTCCGGCGAGTGCTGGACCGGGCCCACCCTTCGGGGCGGGAACCGCCCCGCGAGTTCCCCAATCGCGTCTCCTGGGCGGTCACCGCCGTCGCGCGCAGGCTTCCGGGAATGACCTGCCTGGTTCAGAGTCTCACCGCACACGCCCTGCTGCACCGCCGGGGATATCGCGCCGATCTGCGCATCGGCGTCCATGAGCGCGCCAGCCACGCCGCGAGACCCCTCGAGGCCCATGCCTGGGTCGAGTGTGAGGGCCGCGTCGTGGTGGGGAAGGTCCAGAACCTGGCCGACTACACGGTTCTGACCCCGACCGCGCCGCCAGCTTCTCCCGCCACGCCAGACCCCTCATGA
- a CDS encoding nucleotidyltransferase family protein translates to MTAVLPAHLADGLAAVLRGERVSWRSLGVEPADLLAVCAEEDLTGLVHHQLGNLPEIGWPQSLRDSLTREARAGATRELLRRRELVTVLDALAARDIHPILLKGTPLAYTVYEAPSLRPRSDTDLLISREQTDTVRRVMTGIGYSATNYCDGEFLFCQFELGKEDAFGVGHAFDFHWKISTQSAFADLLSYDELSGDATPVPALGAHARTAGAVHALLLACVHPVMHHRNVERLVWIYDIHLLAARLSRAEFDRLAELAVRKGVAAICAHQLALARSRLGTPVPDEVIAALAAPGREAERSASYLEPERRWNDELLSNVRGLPRWTDRLRLLKEVAFPAPGYMLRAYGLDGAAFGSALLPALYVHRGVRGIWKVLRNRK, encoded by the coding sequence ATGACCGCGGTGCTGCCCGCACACCTGGCCGACGGTCTCGCGGCGGTGCTCCGCGGCGAACGGGTCTCCTGGCGCTCGCTCGGCGTGGAACCGGCCGATCTGCTCGCGGTCTGTGCCGAGGAAGATCTCACCGGCCTGGTGCATCATCAGCTGGGCAACCTACCGGAAATCGGCTGGCCGCAGAGCCTCCGCGACAGCCTGACGCGCGAAGCCCGAGCGGGAGCGACGCGGGAGCTCCTCCGTCGCAGAGAACTGGTCACGGTGCTCGACGCCCTCGCGGCGCGAGATATCCACCCGATCCTGCTGAAGGGCACGCCGCTCGCGTACACGGTCTACGAGGCCCCGAGCCTCCGGCCCCGCAGCGACACCGACCTTCTGATATCGCGGGAGCAGACCGATACCGTCCGCCGCGTCATGACTGGGATCGGCTACTCGGCCACGAACTACTGCGACGGCGAGTTCCTGTTTTGCCAGTTTGAGCTTGGAAAAGAGGACGCGTTCGGCGTCGGTCACGCCTTCGATTTCCACTGGAAGATCAGCACCCAGTCCGCCTTCGCCGATCTCCTCAGCTATGACGAGCTCTCAGGTGACGCGACGCCCGTCCCCGCGCTCGGCGCCCACGCGCGCACCGCCGGAGCCGTCCACGCGCTGCTCCTGGCCTGCGTTCATCCGGTGATGCACCACCGAAACGTCGAGCGGCTCGTCTGGATCTACGACATCCACCTGCTCGCTGCACGGCTCTCGCGCGCCGAGTTCGACCGCCTCGCGGAGCTGGCAGTGCGCAAGGGCGTCGCCGCGATCTGTGCGCACCAGTTGGCGCTCGCCCGCTCGCGGCTCGGCACCCCCGTGCCCGACGAGGTGATCGCCGCCCTTGCCGCGCCCGGGCGTGAGGCCGAGCGATCGGCTTCCTACCTGGAGCCTGAGCGGCGGTGGAACGACGAGCTCCTGTCGAATGTCCGGGGATTGCCCCGCTGGACCGATCGCCTCCGCCTGTTGAAGGAAGTCGCGTTTCCCGCGCCAGGCTACATGCTCCGGGCCTACGGGTTGGACGGAGCCGCCTTCGGAAGCGCCCTGCTCCCCGCCCTCTACGTCCACCGCGGCGTGCGGGGCATCTGGAAAGTGTTGCGCAACCGCAAATAG